A genomic window from Gossypium hirsutum isolate 1008001.06 chromosome D12, Gossypium_hirsutum_v2.1, whole genome shotgun sequence includes:
- the LOC107937280 gene encoding membrane protein of ER body-like protein isoform X5 has protein sequence MQSEITKTLTMEVSHQTVRNVEDQKGFGLSPAPVEHLHEEANGSFKHFEKEAKVDANVDLNGEIREDLYCPNGSFKNIEEETKDANIDLIGEIEEDLMDLDVEGVLEKQNTHDLYCPNCNSCITKRVILVRRKPKVSIHHKPKRGKKPDLIPASAGFIVSGDTPEIHSDPSPAAAPDEQDASREQEQKQEQEAFSCLSCFSLFIPIGNGCFKIFQFFRGGRQTEHTQSLQEIRQREHSESTEGTNLSENNLSPQGTNLSENNLSPQGTNLSENTPSPSEINSEGKTQSPLEISPEGKTQSPQGISQNEYPETPQLISGNDDTQSPQKRSHDANMSSPQCINNNEDAQKPQDIIWNGGTQSPQKKNRDANMSSPQHINPNEDAQKARDINRNEDTQSPQKISRNENAQNPQDVNQNDSKQRPQKIPTEKTNWILSIFGYYKSKGEYLPVQAGHAVSVQSAAVPTPSVINGEHIDATAIKLKEPGISDIFSSTDSSLLGKLKGESTVQKPDADLFQRNIAGENDIKDIETGLLEPLLHPSVEVPPSSQTITETEYRGTDAGEVREWEILKSIVYGGLIESITSLGVVSSAAGAGAGTLNVLALGVANLIGGLIIICHNLRELKNDQPRASDVEEDRYQVLLGRRQNFKLHAFVAILSFLVFGLVPPVVYGFSFRNSDDKDFKLAAMAGASLICIILLALGKGHVRKPNRAYFPTVFYYLSLGITASGISYVVGQLLKKLAEQLGLFDSSSTVSMPFLETIPMEMGRASY, from the exons ATGCAATCTGAAATTACAAAAACCTTGACCATGGAAGTCAGTCATCAAACGGTGAGAAATGTAGAGGATCAGAAAGGCTTTGGTTTGAGCCCTGCCCCGGTTGAACATTTACATGAAGAAGCAAATGGAAGCTTCAAGCATTTTGAAAAAGAGGCCAAAGTAGATGCCAATGTTGACTTAAATGGAGAAATCAGAGAGGATTTGTACTGTCCAAATGGAAGTTTCAAGAACATTGAGGAAGAGACCAAAGATGCTAACATTGACTTAATCGGAGAAATCGAAGAGGATTTGATGGACTTAGATGTTGAAGGGGTTTTAGAGAAACAAAATACACATGATTTGTACTGTCCAAATTGCAATTCTTGTATCACAAAAAGGGTGATCCTTGTTAGAAGAAAACCTAAAGTTTCAATACACCACAAACCAAAGCGTGGCAAAAAGCCGGATCTGATTCCTGCTTCTGCAGGTTTTATTGTCAGTGGTGACACGCCTGAAATACATTCAGATCCTAGTCCAGCAGCAGCACCTGACGAGCAAGATGCCAGTAGAGAACAAGAACAAAAACAAGAACAAGAAGCATTCAGCTGCTTATCATGCTTCAGCCTTTTCATTCCTATAG gaaatggttgtttcAAGATCTTTCAGTTCTTCAGAGGGGGGAGACAGACTGAACACACCCAAAGTCTACAAGAGATAAGGCAGAGGGAACACTCAGAAAGTACCGAAGGAACCAACCTGAGTGAAAACAATCTAAGTCCACAAGGAACAAACCTGAGTGAAAACAATCTAAGTCCACAAGGAACAAACCTGAGTGAGAACACACCAAGTCCTTCAGAGATTAACTCGGAGGGAAAAACACAAAGTCCTCTAGAGATAAGCCCGGAGGGGAAAACACAAAGTCCTCAAGGTATTAGCCAGAACGAGTACCCAGAAACTCCTCAACTGATAAGCGGCAATGATGACACACAAAGTCCTCAGAAGAGAAGCCATGATGCAAACATGAGTAGTCCTCAATGTATAAACAATAATGAAGATGCACAAAAACCTCAAGATATAATCTGGAATGGAGGTACACAAAGTCCTCAAAAGAAAAACCGCGATGCAAACATGAGTAGTCCTCAACATATAAATCCTAATGAAGATGCACAAAAAGCTCGAGATATAAACCGGAATGAAGATACACAGAGTCCTCAAAAGATAAGCCGCAATGAAAATGCACAGAATCCACAGGATGTAAACCAGAATGACAGCAAGCAAAGACCTCAAAAGATACCTACAGAGAAAACAAATTGGATTTTATCTATTTTTGGATATTATAAGAGCAAAGGAG AATATCTACCTGTTCAAGCTGGTCATGCTGTATCAGTGCAAAGTGCTGCAGTGCCAACCCCATCAGTTATCAACGGTGAACATATAGATGCGACAGCTATAAAACTCAAAGAACCTGGAATAAGTGACATATTTTCTTCGACAGACAGCTCTCTACTTGGCAAGCTGAAAGGTGAATCTACAGTGCAGAAGCCAGATGCTGACTTGTTTCAGAGAAATATTG CAGGTGAGAATGACATAAAGGATATTGAAACTGGGTTACTCGAGCCATTATTACATCCCAGTGTGGAAGTGCCACCTTCGTCTCAAACAATAACAGAAACTGAATATAGAGGTACTGATGCTGGTGAAGTTCGTGAATGGGAAATTCTGAAAAGTATCGTCTATGGTGGATTAATTGAATCAATCACAAGTTTAGGGGTTGTGTCTTCTGCAGCCGGTGCTGGTGCCGGTACAT TGAATGTTTTGGCTTTGGGAGTGGCAAATCTGATTGGAGGACTTATCATCATTTGTCATAAT CTTAGGGAACTGAAAAATGACCAACCTCGAGCTTCTGATGTTGAGGAAGATCGGTACCAAGTGCTGTTAGGACGGAGACAGAATTTCAAACTGCATGCATTTGTAGCTATTTTATCATTCCTCGTATTTGGCTTGGTTCCTCCTGTCGTCTATGGCTTCTCGTTTCGCAATAGCGATGATAAAGACTTCAAGCTAGCAGCAATGGCCGGTGCTTCTCTAATATGCATCATTTTGCTTGCACTAGGGAAAGGTCATGTTAGAAAACCAAACCGAGCTTATTTCCCAACTGTATTTTATTACCTCAGCCTTGGGATAACGGCGTCTGGCATCTCATACGTAGTTGGTCAACTGTTGAAAAAACTCGCCGAGCAGCTCGGTTTGTTTGACTCGAGTTCAACTGTCAGCATGCCGTTTTTGGAGACGATACCAATGGAGATGGGAAGGGCATCCTATTGA
- the LOC107937280 gene encoding membrane protein of ER body-like protein isoform X3: MDMMAKPQQQLDTEFVNKSSWLNQEDEEEEEEVGVNLLTRHSSSSHPPLNGVGAEDEFEPEPEPEPVPVSAPTSGTTSESSDQEEEDKGGVRNEEMRGEKGDGNSIYYDKIEGAESIDETYEMQSEITKTLTMEVSHQTVRNVEDQKGFGLSPAPVEHLHEEANGSFKHFEKEAKVDANVDLNGEIREDLYCPNGSFKNIEEETKDANIDLIGEIEEDLMDLDVEGVLEKQNTHDLYCPNCNSCITKRVILVRRKPKVSIHHKPKRGKKPDLIPASAGFIVSGDTPEIHSDPSPAAAPDEQDASREQEQKQEQEAFSCLSCFSLFIPIGNGCFKIFQFFRGGRQTEHTQSLQEIRQREHSESTEGTNLSENNLSPQGTNLSENNLSPQGTNLSENTPSPSEINSEGKTQSPLEISPEGKTQSPQGISQNEYPETPQLISGNDDTQSPQKRSHDANMSSPQCINNNEDAQKPQDIIWNGGTQSPQKKNRDANMSSPQHINPNEDAQKARDINRNEDTQSPQKISRNENAQNPQDVNQNDSKQRPQKIPTEKTNWILSIFGYYKSKGEYLPVQAGHAVSVQSAAVPTPSVINGEHIDATAIKLKEPGISDIFSSTDSSLLGKLKGESTVQKPDADLFQRNIAGENDIKDIETGLLEPLLHPSVEVPPSSQTITETEYRGTDAGEVREWEILKSIVYGGLIESITSLGVVSSAAGAGAGTLNVLALGVANLIGGLIIICHNLRELKNDQPRASDVEEDRYQVLLGRRQNFKLHAFVAILSFLVFGLVPPVVYGFSFRNSDDKDFKLAAMAGASLICIILLALGKGHVRKPNRAYFPTVFYYLSLGITASGISYVVGQLLKKLAEQLGLFDSSSTVSMPFLETIPMEMGRASY, translated from the exons ATGGACATGATGGCTAAACCACAACAGCAACTTGACACAGAGTTTGTCAATAAGAGTTCGTGGCTAAACCAAgaggatgaagaagaagaagaagaggtggGTGTGAACCTGTTAACAAGGCACTCTAGCTCAAGCCATCCACCGCTCAATGGAGTCGGAGCTGAGGATGAGTTTGAGCCTGAGCCTGAGCCTGAGCCTGTCCCTGTCTCCGCCCCTACCAGTGGAACCACAAGTGAAAGCTCTGACCAAGAGGAGGAAGACAAAGGCGGTGTTCGAAATGAAGAGATGCGTGGTGAGAAGGGAGATGGAAACAGCATTTACTATGACAAAATTGAAG GCGCTGAATCCATCGATGAAACTTATGAAATGCAATCTGAAATTACAAAAACCTTGACCATGGAAGTCAGTCATCAAACGGTGAGAAATGTAGAGGATCAGAAAGGCTTTGGTTTGAGCCCTGCCCCGGTTGAACATTTACATGAAGAAGCAAATGGAAGCTTCAAGCATTTTGAAAAAGAGGCCAAAGTAGATGCCAATGTTGACTTAAATGGAGAAATCAGAGAGGATTTGTACTGTCCAAATGGAAGTTTCAAGAACATTGAGGAAGAGACCAAAGATGCTAACATTGACTTAATCGGAGAAATCGAAGAGGATTTGATGGACTTAGATGTTGAAGGGGTTTTAGAGAAACAAAATACACATGATTTGTACTGTCCAAATTGCAATTCTTGTATCACAAAAAGGGTGATCCTTGTTAGAAGAAAACCTAAAGTTTCAATACACCACAAACCAAAGCGTGGCAAAAAGCCGGATCTGATTCCTGCTTCTGCAGGTTTTATTGTCAGTGGTGACACGCCTGAAATACATTCAGATCCTAGTCCAGCAGCAGCACCTGACGAGCAAGATGCCAGTAGAGAACAAGAACAAAAACAAGAACAAGAAGCATTCAGCTGCTTATCATGCTTCAGCCTTTTCATTCCTATAG gaaatggttgtttcAAGATCTTTCAGTTCTTCAGAGGGGGGAGACAGACTGAACACACCCAAAGTCTACAAGAGATAAGGCAGAGGGAACACTCAGAAAGTACCGAAGGAACCAACCTGAGTGAAAACAATCTAAGTCCACAAGGAACAAACCTGAGTGAAAACAATCTAAGTCCACAAGGAACAAACCTGAGTGAGAACACACCAAGTCCTTCAGAGATTAACTCGGAGGGAAAAACACAAAGTCCTCTAGAGATAAGCCCGGAGGGGAAAACACAAAGTCCTCAAGGTATTAGCCAGAACGAGTACCCAGAAACTCCTCAACTGATAAGCGGCAATGATGACACACAAAGTCCTCAGAAGAGAAGCCATGATGCAAACATGAGTAGTCCTCAATGTATAAACAATAATGAAGATGCACAAAAACCTCAAGATATAATCTGGAATGGAGGTACACAAAGTCCTCAAAAGAAAAACCGCGATGCAAACATGAGTAGTCCTCAACATATAAATCCTAATGAAGATGCACAAAAAGCTCGAGATATAAACCGGAATGAAGATACACAGAGTCCTCAAAAGATAAGCCGCAATGAAAATGCACAGAATCCACAGGATGTAAACCAGAATGACAGCAAGCAAAGACCTCAAAAGATACCTACAGAGAAAACAAATTGGATTTTATCTATTTTTGGATATTATAAGAGCAAAGGAG AATATCTACCTGTTCAAGCTGGTCATGCTGTATCAGTGCAAAGTGCTGCAGTGCCAACCCCATCAGTTATCAACGGTGAACATATAGATGCGACAGCTATAAAACTCAAAGAACCTGGAATAAGTGACATATTTTCTTCGACAGACAGCTCTCTACTTGGCAAGCTGAAAGGTGAATCTACAGTGCAGAAGCCAGATGCTGACTTGTTTCAGAGAAATATTG CAGGTGAGAATGACATAAAGGATATTGAAACTGGGTTACTCGAGCCATTATTACATCCCAGTGTGGAAGTGCCACCTTCGTCTCAAACAATAACAGAAACTGAATATAGAGGTACTGATGCTGGTGAAGTTCGTGAATGGGAAATTCTGAAAAGTATCGTCTATGGTGGATTAATTGAATCAATCACAAGTTTAGGGGTTGTGTCTTCTGCAGCCGGTGCTGGTGCCGGTACAT TGAATGTTTTGGCTTTGGGAGTGGCAAATCTGATTGGAGGACTTATCATCATTTGTCATAAT CTTAGGGAACTGAAAAATGACCAACCTCGAGCTTCTGATGTTGAGGAAGATCGGTACCAAGTGCTGTTAGGACGGAGACAGAATTTCAAACTGCATGCATTTGTAGCTATTTTATCATTCCTCGTATTTGGCTTGGTTCCTCCTGTCGTCTATGGCTTCTCGTTTCGCAATAGCGATGATAAAGACTTCAAGCTAGCAGCAATGGCCGGTGCTTCTCTAATATGCATCATTTTGCTTGCACTAGGGAAAGGTCATGTTAGAAAACCAAACCGAGCTTATTTCCCAACTGTATTTTATTACCTCAGCCTTGGGATAACGGCGTCTGGCATCTCATACGTAGTTGGTCAACTGTTGAAAAAACTCGCCGAGCAGCTCGGTTTGTTTGACTCGAGTTCAACTGTCAGCATGCCGTTTTTGGAGACGATACCAATGGAGATGGGAAGGGCATCCTATTGA
- the LOC107937280 gene encoding membrane protein of ER body-like protein isoform X2: MDMMAKPQQQLDTEFVNKSSWLNQEDEEEEEEVGVNLLTRHSSSSHPPLNGVGAEDEFEPEPEPEPVPVSAPTSGTTSESSDQEEEDKGGVRNEEMRGEKGDGNSIYYDKIEGTWKCRHCNWTHQNGSPSIVDIESHEGYFHKAMNTKTLNQWGPCFSLETKGAESIDETYEMQSEITKTLTMEVSHQTVRNVEDQKGFGLSPAPVEHLHEEANGSFKHFEKEAKVDANVDLNGEIREDLYCPNGSFKNIEEETKDANIDLIGEIEEDLMDLDVEGVLEKQNTHDLYCPNCNSCITKRVILVRRKPKVSIHHKPKRGKKPDLIPASAGFIVSGDTPEIHSDPSPAAAPDEQDASREQEQKQEQEAFSCLSCFSLFIPIGNGCFKIFQFFRGGRQTEHTQSLQEIRQREHSESTEGTNLSENNLSPQGTNLSENNLSPQGTNLSENTPSPSEINSEGKTQSPLEISPEGKTQSPQGISQNEYPETPQLISGNDDTQSPQKRSHDANMSSPQCINNNEDAQKPQDIIWNGGTQSPQKKNRDANMSSPQHINPNEDAQKARDINRNEDTQSPQKISRNENAQNPQDVNQNDSKQRPQKIPTEKTNWILSIFGYYKSKGEYLPVQAGHAVSVQSAAVPTPSVINGEHIDATAIKLKEPGISDIFSSTDSSLLGKLKGESTVQKPDADLFQRNIGENDIKDIETGLLEPLLHPSVEVPPSSQTITETEYRGTDAGEVREWEILKSIVYGGLIESITSLGVVSSAAGAGAGTLNVLALGVANLIGGLIIICHNLRELKNDQPRASDVEEDRYQVLLGRRQNFKLHAFVAILSFLVFGLVPPVVYGFSFRNSDDKDFKLAAMAGASLICIILLALGKGHVRKPNRAYFPTVFYYLSLGITASGISYVVGQLLKKLAEQLGLFDSSSTVSMPFLETIPMEMGRASY; encoded by the exons ATGGACATGATGGCTAAACCACAACAGCAACTTGACACAGAGTTTGTCAATAAGAGTTCGTGGCTAAACCAAgaggatgaagaagaagaagaagaggtggGTGTGAACCTGTTAACAAGGCACTCTAGCTCAAGCCATCCACCGCTCAATGGAGTCGGAGCTGAGGATGAGTTTGAGCCTGAGCCTGAGCCTGAGCCTGTCCCTGTCTCCGCCCCTACCAGTGGAACCACAAGTGAAAGCTCTGACCAAGAGGAGGAAGACAAAGGCGGTGTTCGAAATGAAGAGATGCGTGGTGAGAAGGGAGATGGAAACAGCATTTACTATGACAAAATTGAAG GAACATGGAAATGTCGCCATTGCAATTGGACCCATCAAAATGGAAGTCCGTCTATAGTTGATATCGAGAGTCATGAGGGGTACTTCCACAAGGCAATGAATACAAAAACGTTAAACCAGTGGGGACCCTGTTTTAGTTTAGAAACTAAAG GCGCTGAATCCATCGATGAAACTTATGAAATGCAATCTGAAATTACAAAAACCTTGACCATGGAAGTCAGTCATCAAACGGTGAGAAATGTAGAGGATCAGAAAGGCTTTGGTTTGAGCCCTGCCCCGGTTGAACATTTACATGAAGAAGCAAATGGAAGCTTCAAGCATTTTGAAAAAGAGGCCAAAGTAGATGCCAATGTTGACTTAAATGGAGAAATCAGAGAGGATTTGTACTGTCCAAATGGAAGTTTCAAGAACATTGAGGAAGAGACCAAAGATGCTAACATTGACTTAATCGGAGAAATCGAAGAGGATTTGATGGACTTAGATGTTGAAGGGGTTTTAGAGAAACAAAATACACATGATTTGTACTGTCCAAATTGCAATTCTTGTATCACAAAAAGGGTGATCCTTGTTAGAAGAAAACCTAAAGTTTCAATACACCACAAACCAAAGCGTGGCAAAAAGCCGGATCTGATTCCTGCTTCTGCAGGTTTTATTGTCAGTGGTGACACGCCTGAAATACATTCAGATCCTAGTCCAGCAGCAGCACCTGACGAGCAAGATGCCAGTAGAGAACAAGAACAAAAACAAGAACAAGAAGCATTCAGCTGCTTATCATGCTTCAGCCTTTTCATTCCTATAG gaaatggttgtttcAAGATCTTTCAGTTCTTCAGAGGGGGGAGACAGACTGAACACACCCAAAGTCTACAAGAGATAAGGCAGAGGGAACACTCAGAAAGTACCGAAGGAACCAACCTGAGTGAAAACAATCTAAGTCCACAAGGAACAAACCTGAGTGAAAACAATCTAAGTCCACAAGGAACAAACCTGAGTGAGAACACACCAAGTCCTTCAGAGATTAACTCGGAGGGAAAAACACAAAGTCCTCTAGAGATAAGCCCGGAGGGGAAAACACAAAGTCCTCAAGGTATTAGCCAGAACGAGTACCCAGAAACTCCTCAACTGATAAGCGGCAATGATGACACACAAAGTCCTCAGAAGAGAAGCCATGATGCAAACATGAGTAGTCCTCAATGTATAAACAATAATGAAGATGCACAAAAACCTCAAGATATAATCTGGAATGGAGGTACACAAAGTCCTCAAAAGAAAAACCGCGATGCAAACATGAGTAGTCCTCAACATATAAATCCTAATGAAGATGCACAAAAAGCTCGAGATATAAACCGGAATGAAGATACACAGAGTCCTCAAAAGATAAGCCGCAATGAAAATGCACAGAATCCACAGGATGTAAACCAGAATGACAGCAAGCAAAGACCTCAAAAGATACCTACAGAGAAAACAAATTGGATTTTATCTATTTTTGGATATTATAAGAGCAAAGGAG AATATCTACCTGTTCAAGCTGGTCATGCTGTATCAGTGCAAAGTGCTGCAGTGCCAACCCCATCAGTTATCAACGGTGAACATATAGATGCGACAGCTATAAAACTCAAAGAACCTGGAATAAGTGACATATTTTCTTCGACAGACAGCTCTCTACTTGGCAAGCTGAAAGGTGAATCTACAGTGCAGAAGCCAGATGCTGACTTGTTTCAGAGAAATATTG GTGAGAATGACATAAAGGATATTGAAACTGGGTTACTCGAGCCATTATTACATCCCAGTGTGGAAGTGCCACCTTCGTCTCAAACAATAACAGAAACTGAATATAGAGGTACTGATGCTGGTGAAGTTCGTGAATGGGAAATTCTGAAAAGTATCGTCTATGGTGGATTAATTGAATCAATCACAAGTTTAGGGGTTGTGTCTTCTGCAGCCGGTGCTGGTGCCGGTACAT TGAATGTTTTGGCTTTGGGAGTGGCAAATCTGATTGGAGGACTTATCATCATTTGTCATAAT CTTAGGGAACTGAAAAATGACCAACCTCGAGCTTCTGATGTTGAGGAAGATCGGTACCAAGTGCTGTTAGGACGGAGACAGAATTTCAAACTGCATGCATTTGTAGCTATTTTATCATTCCTCGTATTTGGCTTGGTTCCTCCTGTCGTCTATGGCTTCTCGTTTCGCAATAGCGATGATAAAGACTTCAAGCTAGCAGCAATGGCCGGTGCTTCTCTAATATGCATCATTTTGCTTGCACTAGGGAAAGGTCATGTTAGAAAACCAAACCGAGCTTATTTCCCAACTGTATTTTATTACCTCAGCCTTGGGATAACGGCGTCTGGCATCTCATACGTAGTTGGTCAACTGTTGAAAAAACTCGCCGAGCAGCTCGGTTTGTTTGACTCGAGTTCAACTGTCAGCATGCCGTTTTTGGAGACGATACCAATGGAGATGGGAAGGGCATCCTATTGA
- the LOC107937280 gene encoding membrane protein of ER body-like protein isoform X1, with the protein MDMMAKPQQQLDTEFVNKSSWLNQEDEEEEEEVGVNLLTRHSSSSHPPLNGVGAEDEFEPEPEPEPVPVSAPTSGTTSESSDQEEEDKGGVRNEEMRGEKGDGNSIYYDKIEGTWKCRHCNWTHQNGSPSIVDIESHEGYFHKAMNTKTLNQWGPCFSLETKGAESIDETYEMQSEITKTLTMEVSHQTVRNVEDQKGFGLSPAPVEHLHEEANGSFKHFEKEAKVDANVDLNGEIREDLYCPNGSFKNIEEETKDANIDLIGEIEEDLMDLDVEGVLEKQNTHDLYCPNCNSCITKRVILVRRKPKVSIHHKPKRGKKPDLIPASAGFIVSGDTPEIHSDPSPAAAPDEQDASREQEQKQEQEAFSCLSCFSLFIPIGNGCFKIFQFFRGGRQTEHTQSLQEIRQREHSESTEGTNLSENNLSPQGTNLSENNLSPQGTNLSENTPSPSEINSEGKTQSPLEISPEGKTQSPQGISQNEYPETPQLISGNDDTQSPQKRSHDANMSSPQCINNNEDAQKPQDIIWNGGTQSPQKKNRDANMSSPQHINPNEDAQKARDINRNEDTQSPQKISRNENAQNPQDVNQNDSKQRPQKIPTEKTNWILSIFGYYKSKGEYLPVQAGHAVSVQSAAVPTPSVINGEHIDATAIKLKEPGISDIFSSTDSSLLGKLKGESTVQKPDADLFQRNIAGENDIKDIETGLLEPLLHPSVEVPPSSQTITETEYRGTDAGEVREWEILKSIVYGGLIESITSLGVVSSAAGAGAGTLNVLALGVANLIGGLIIICHNLRELKNDQPRASDVEEDRYQVLLGRRQNFKLHAFVAILSFLVFGLVPPVVYGFSFRNSDDKDFKLAAMAGASLICIILLALGKGHVRKPNRAYFPTVFYYLSLGITASGISYVVGQLLKKLAEQLGLFDSSSTVSMPFLETIPMEMGRASY; encoded by the exons ATGGACATGATGGCTAAACCACAACAGCAACTTGACACAGAGTTTGTCAATAAGAGTTCGTGGCTAAACCAAgaggatgaagaagaagaagaagaggtggGTGTGAACCTGTTAACAAGGCACTCTAGCTCAAGCCATCCACCGCTCAATGGAGTCGGAGCTGAGGATGAGTTTGAGCCTGAGCCTGAGCCTGAGCCTGTCCCTGTCTCCGCCCCTACCAGTGGAACCACAAGTGAAAGCTCTGACCAAGAGGAGGAAGACAAAGGCGGTGTTCGAAATGAAGAGATGCGTGGTGAGAAGGGAGATGGAAACAGCATTTACTATGACAAAATTGAAG GAACATGGAAATGTCGCCATTGCAATTGGACCCATCAAAATGGAAGTCCGTCTATAGTTGATATCGAGAGTCATGAGGGGTACTTCCACAAGGCAATGAATACAAAAACGTTAAACCAGTGGGGACCCTGTTTTAGTTTAGAAACTAAAG GCGCTGAATCCATCGATGAAACTTATGAAATGCAATCTGAAATTACAAAAACCTTGACCATGGAAGTCAGTCATCAAACGGTGAGAAATGTAGAGGATCAGAAAGGCTTTGGTTTGAGCCCTGCCCCGGTTGAACATTTACATGAAGAAGCAAATGGAAGCTTCAAGCATTTTGAAAAAGAGGCCAAAGTAGATGCCAATGTTGACTTAAATGGAGAAATCAGAGAGGATTTGTACTGTCCAAATGGAAGTTTCAAGAACATTGAGGAAGAGACCAAAGATGCTAACATTGACTTAATCGGAGAAATCGAAGAGGATTTGATGGACTTAGATGTTGAAGGGGTTTTAGAGAAACAAAATACACATGATTTGTACTGTCCAAATTGCAATTCTTGTATCACAAAAAGGGTGATCCTTGTTAGAAGAAAACCTAAAGTTTCAATACACCACAAACCAAAGCGTGGCAAAAAGCCGGATCTGATTCCTGCTTCTGCAGGTTTTATTGTCAGTGGTGACACGCCTGAAATACATTCAGATCCTAGTCCAGCAGCAGCACCTGACGAGCAAGATGCCAGTAGAGAACAAGAACAAAAACAAGAACAAGAAGCATTCAGCTGCTTATCATGCTTCAGCCTTTTCATTCCTATAG gaaatggttgtttcAAGATCTTTCAGTTCTTCAGAGGGGGGAGACAGACTGAACACACCCAAAGTCTACAAGAGATAAGGCAGAGGGAACACTCAGAAAGTACCGAAGGAACCAACCTGAGTGAAAACAATCTAAGTCCACAAGGAACAAACCTGAGTGAAAACAATCTAAGTCCACAAGGAACAAACCTGAGTGAGAACACACCAAGTCCTTCAGAGATTAACTCGGAGGGAAAAACACAAAGTCCTCTAGAGATAAGCCCGGAGGGGAAAACACAAAGTCCTCAAGGTATTAGCCAGAACGAGTACCCAGAAACTCCTCAACTGATAAGCGGCAATGATGACACACAAAGTCCTCAGAAGAGAAGCCATGATGCAAACATGAGTAGTCCTCAATGTATAAACAATAATGAAGATGCACAAAAACCTCAAGATATAATCTGGAATGGAGGTACACAAAGTCCTCAAAAGAAAAACCGCGATGCAAACATGAGTAGTCCTCAACATATAAATCCTAATGAAGATGCACAAAAAGCTCGAGATATAAACCGGAATGAAGATACACAGAGTCCTCAAAAGATAAGCCGCAATGAAAATGCACAGAATCCACAGGATGTAAACCAGAATGACAGCAAGCAAAGACCTCAAAAGATACCTACAGAGAAAACAAATTGGATTTTATCTATTTTTGGATATTATAAGAGCAAAGGAG AATATCTACCTGTTCAAGCTGGTCATGCTGTATCAGTGCAAAGTGCTGCAGTGCCAACCCCATCAGTTATCAACGGTGAACATATAGATGCGACAGCTATAAAACTCAAAGAACCTGGAATAAGTGACATATTTTCTTCGACAGACAGCTCTCTACTTGGCAAGCTGAAAGGTGAATCTACAGTGCAGAAGCCAGATGCTGACTTGTTTCAGAGAAATATTG CAGGTGAGAATGACATAAAGGATATTGAAACTGGGTTACTCGAGCCATTATTACATCCCAGTGTGGAAGTGCCACCTTCGTCTCAAACAATAACAGAAACTGAATATAGAGGTACTGATGCTGGTGAAGTTCGTGAATGGGAAATTCTGAAAAGTATCGTCTATGGTGGATTAATTGAATCAATCACAAGTTTAGGGGTTGTGTCTTCTGCAGCCGGTGCTGGTGCCGGTACAT TGAATGTTTTGGCTTTGGGAGTGGCAAATCTGATTGGAGGACTTATCATCATTTGTCATAAT CTTAGGGAACTGAAAAATGACCAACCTCGAGCTTCTGATGTTGAGGAAGATCGGTACCAAGTGCTGTTAGGACGGAGACAGAATTTCAAACTGCATGCATTTGTAGCTATTTTATCATTCCTCGTATTTGGCTTGGTTCCTCCTGTCGTCTATGGCTTCTCGTTTCGCAATAGCGATGATAAAGACTTCAAGCTAGCAGCAATGGCCGGTGCTTCTCTAATATGCATCATTTTGCTTGCACTAGGGAAAGGTCATGTTAGAAAACCAAACCGAGCTTATTTCCCAACTGTATTTTATTACCTCAGCCTTGGGATAACGGCGTCTGGCATCTCATACGTAGTTGGTCAACTGTTGAAAAAACTCGCCGAGCAGCTCGGTTTGTTTGACTCGAGTTCAACTGTCAGCATGCCGTTTTTGGAGACGATACCAATGGAGATGGGAAGGGCATCCTATTGA